GCGTCCGAATCGCTCCTGTGGAACGCGGACGCGCGGTGGCCGTTCACCCGGGAGGGCGTTCGCGACGCGCTCGCCGACCCGCGCCTCGCCACCGACGGCCCGGTGTTCGCTTCCGGGCGCCTACCGGCCGCGGCCCTGGCCGACCTCATTACCTGGGCCGAAGAGCACGCCCCGCTCGCGCCGCGCGCGATCCTCACCCTCATGGAGCAATACCACCGCGACCTGACCGACGGTGACCGCCCCGAACTCGCGAGCCAGCTCGCCGCGATGATGCTCGATACGGGCGCGGCCCCGTCGCTGCGGGTCGAACTCGCGGCCCTGTTGCGCGACCACAACCTGCTGTCCGTCGATCTGCTCGACCGGCTCACGAACATGGACCAGCCCGGTCCGATCCGCCTGTTCGCTGCGGAACAGATGCTGCGCATCAACCCGCACGACCCGGACGGCGTGGACGTGCTCCGCGGGCTGGCGCGCCAACCCAACCGCGAAATGGCGCTCTCCGTCGCGGCCATCCTGCAAAACGTATTGGGGTTGGAACTGGGGTTGCCCCCGGGCGAGCTCCCGGCGACCAACAGCAAGATCGCGGCCGACGTGACCCGGCGCGTGCTGCTGTGGGCGAACGGCGCGAACCCGGACCAGATCCGCCCGACGCCCGGGCCGATGGCGGGGCTAAAAGGCGCTCCGCGTTCCGCACTCGCGGGCGTTCGTGCCCCCTCGATCCCGCCGCCGAAGCCACCCGAAACCCACGACGCTCCGCACTCCCGCGGCGGCTCCAGCGCGGTGTTTTGAGCCGTGTTCGGAGGTCCAATGCTCACACCAGCCGTTTCGCTTCTCGGGCGAGAGCATCGGCGATGAACGCGAGCATCGGTGCGCCCATCTGTTCTTCGTATCGAGCTCCGGGCTTCGCCCGTGTGTCGAGATCGACCGCGTGCGGAACGCCGATCGCAGTGAGTTTCTCGTGCAGCCGATCGTTACCGCGATAATTCGCTGCGTCTGTTGGGGAGCAACAGAACCACAGGTGCGGCGGCCAGCGGTGGGCATGAATGTGGAGCACGGCCGTGTCTTGCCGGCACCGCTCGCGGCTGTCGTACATTTCATCGAGCGGCGTCCCGCGCCCGTACCAGTCCTGGCAATCAAACGCGCCCGAGACGCTCGCGGCGATCGGGAACCGCTCCGGGTGTTTGAACGCGAGTCGCACCGCCCCCTGCCCGCCCATTTCCACACCACCGACCGCGAGCGCACGCGGCCCCAAATGCCACGCGGCGCCCACCCACGGTGCAAGTACGTCCAGTAGATAGCCCTCGGGCGCGAGACCGGCATCAAACTCGGGGCACACGCGATCCGCCCACCAGCACTGTCCACCGTGGGGCACAACGCACCGCAATCGATGAGCGCGGAGCGTCGCGGTGAAGGCTACATCGGTTACGGGGGTGCGTTCGTCGAGACCGTGAAGGTAGAGAAGTGCTTGTGGAAGTGCGTGGGGCGGATCAAATACATCGACCGGCTTCCCGCCGATGGTGGTCCGCGTCCAGCCATCGAGCATGGGAATAACTCCGATTCGGTGCGAACCGCCCACAAGAAAGTACACAGGGCTCGCGCCCTGTGTTCCTATTCCTACTTGCGCAGGAGAAGGGCGTGCTCGAACCGCGGGCGGGCTTGGAACGCCTGCGCGGTGGGGCCGTGGAAGTGCGGGCGCGCCTGGGACGCGCGAGCGGAGGGATTCAGGCCGCACACGCGGCCGACTTCGGCGACCACTTCATCGGCGCGAATCGCCACATCGCCGACGGCCGAATCCGCCATCATGAGGACGAGCGGTGCCCCCGGGGGGAGCACGCGCGCTGCGGCCCGGAAGAAGCGCTCGAGTTCCTTGCTCCAGGCCCCGCGCGCGTCCTTTGGCTTTAACCGCGAGTACGCCGTCCGCGAACCGATCTCCCCGTGCGCGAGGGGCGCGGCATCGAGCCCGAGCCAGCGCAACCGGAGCGCGTGGTGCGCGAGGTAGTCGTAAGTGGCCGCGTAGGGCGGCGACGTGATGATAGCGTTGATCGGAGCGGGCGGCAAATGCTTCAGCACCGTCGCATCGTCCGAAATCACGGTCACGGTCGGCGGCGCTTGCGGGAGCAACCGGCCGAGGGCCGCGAGCCGGGCGACGAGGTCTTGCGCCTTCTGCACGAACAGCCGCGCCGCGAACCCGGCCGCGGTGCGTCGCGTGCCGATCCCGGCAGAAGTATCCCCGGTCTTGCGCGAGAGTTTAATCAGCACGGACGACAGCACCAGTTCCAGATCGGCGCGGGCGGGATCGTCACGGAACATTTCGATCTTCGCGCGGAGCGAATCGACCTCGAGCAGCACGTGCGGCTCGAACATGGTCATGTCTTCCGTAGAGAAACGCCGACTCGCGCCGGTCTTCGCCTTGCGCCGGGTGTCGGCGTGTTCCGCGCACTCGGCGGCGCGCGTGGTGAGGTGCGCGAGTTCGTTCGCGGTTCGCGGGAGCGTCTTGCGGGCCGCGAGGCGCACGGCGAGCGGGTTCAGGTCGGTACCGATCGCGTTCCGGCCGGCAATGAGGGCCTCGACGAGCACGGTCCCGGACCCGCAGAACGGATCGAGTACGCGCCCGCCCGGGGGCACGAACGCCCCCACGAGGCGCGCGGCCGTGCCCGGGTGCATGCGCGCGGGGTACGTGTGGAACCCGTGAACGTGGGAGCGCGCCGGGTCGTTGTCGTCGTCCGTGGCCGGAGGGACGGCGAGCGCGTGTGCGAGCCGGTCCGCGTCCGCGCGGTCGCCCTCGGTGTCGATCGCGCCGCCCACGTTGGTCAGCGCCCGGCGCCGGTTCGGGTCGCGCGGCAATCGTTTGTCGTGCCGTTCGTTCACTTCTTCAGCATCTCCAGCGCGTCGGTCTGCTCGCGCTCAAATCTCTTGGTGAGTCCGGGAATCAGTGCTTCGCCCACGTTCTTGAACCGGACGAGTTTGCCGTCCTTGTCCTTGCGCCCGCGCTCCGCGTACACCGCGCGAATGATCGCCTCGTCCGTCACGTCTTCAACCTTCGCGTCTTTCAACAGCGGCTTCACCGCGGTCACGATCACGTCGGTATTCGGCCCGTGTTGCACCGCGACCGACCACACGACGTCGCGGAACGCCGCACTGCGCTTGGTCACGTCGAGTTTCAGGTCGCGCTCGAGCCGCCGCACTTGCGGGTCGTAGTGCGTTTCTTTGATGAAGGCGTGCTCGTTGGTGTGCAGCGCCTTTGGGTCTTTCGCCGCGAGTTCCTTCCACTTCTTGGTGAACTCGTCACTCCCGCCCTTCAGTCCCTTGAACTCTTCGGGGTAGTGCTTCTTTACGAATTCGTCGGCGCGGCCGATCTTCGATGCGAGTTGGTACGTGCCATACGACACGCCGCCAGGGTCGCCCTTACCCGTAGAAACGGTACCGGGTCCGCGCCCGCCGGACTCGTACTTCTCGGACAACTTGCCGAGCGCTTCGTCCGCGGCCAGAGCGCCCGGCGCGCCTGCGAGGAGTAAACACGCAGTAGACAGAAATTGGCGCATGGGAGCTTCTGGGGTTGGTGTTCCGCGCTCAATAGTTTGTTCTGCGGAATTGCCGCGCCGATTCGAGTGACGAACAGGGGCGTGGGCGCCCGGCCGGTGAAATGAAGAGGCGCCCCTCGGAGCCGCCGGGCTTTCGGGCCGGCGGCTCCGAGGGTGTTCGTGCTCAGCCCAGCCACGCCGGGAGTTCGCCCGCCGCGGGTAATTTCACGATCGTAACCGAGCTGATTTGCGGGTGGTTCTTCACCGCGGCGAGCGCCGCCTCCGAGGGCGGGTTGTCGAGGTTCAGGATGCCGATCGCCTCGCCCCCGGGGGCCTGCCGGCCGACGGTCATCTGCGCGATGTTCACCCCGTGGGTGCCGAAGATCGTGCCGACGAACCCGATTAGCCCCGGCACGTCGCGGTGGAGGAACACGAGCAGCACGCCGTCGAGGTACCCCTCCATGCGGTACGGCCCGAGTTGCACGAGCCGCAGGTACTGGTCGCCGAACAGCGTGCCCGCAGCGACCGTCGTACCCTTTTCGGTTTCGACTTCCGTGTGGAGCAGCGCGGCGAAGTCGCCCTTCTTGGGGTTGGACGATTCCGCGATCTCGATCCCGCGCTCGCGGGCGAGCACTTCCGCGTTAACGAGGTTCACGCCCTCGCTCAAGCGGTACTCGAGCATCCCCGCCGTGAACGCGGCGGTAAGCAGTCGCGTCTTCTGACCCGCGAGTTCACCTCGATAGGTGAGCGATGCGCGGCGAATCGTTCCCTGGGCGATTTGCGCCTGGAGTAACCCCAGCCGGCGCGCGAGATCGACGAAGGGCCGCACCTCCGCGAGTTCCGCGGGGTTCACGGCCGCCATGTTGACCGCGTTCGCGACCTGGCCCTTGAGCAGGAAGTCGGCGATGAGTTGCGCCGCTTCGATCGCGACGTTTTCCTGAGCTTCCAGCGTGGAGGCGCCGAGGTGCGGCGTGAGCACGATGTTCGGTGCCTTCAGAAGCGGGTTGTCCGCGACGATCGGCTCCACGGTGAACACATCAATGCCCGCGCCGGCGATGGTGCCCGCGGCAAGTGCATCGGCGAGGGCCTTCTCGTCCACGATGCCACCGCGGGCGACGTTCAGCACGCGGGCGGTTTTCTTCATCAGTCCCAGTTCGCGCGCCCCGATGAGACTCTTGGTGTCGTTCCCAAGCGGAACGTGAAGCGTGAGAAAATCGACCTTCGGTAAGAGGTCGTCCAAATTCGCGGCCGTCTCGTACCCGAGTTCGGCGGCCTTTGCCGCGGTGACGAAGGGATCGAGGGCGATCACCTTCATGTCCATACCCTTCGCGCGGCGGGCGACCTCGCGCCCGATGCGCCCCAACCCGACGACGCCGAGCGTCTTCCCCGCGACCTCGGTCCCGACGAACTTGTTGCGGTCCCACCCGCCGGCCTTCATGGTGGCATCTGCGACCGGGACGCGCCGGGCGAGCGCGAGGAGCAGCGCGATGGTGTGTTCCGCGGCGGAAACGGTGTTTCCGCCGGGTGTGTTCATGACCACGACGCCCTTGCGGGTAGCCGCAGCGACATCAATGTTGTCCACGCCGACGCCGGCGCGCGCGATCGCGCGCAGGCTGCCGGTGTCCTCGAAGTATTCGGCACTGAGTTTGGGTTGAGAGCGACAGATGACCGCGTCGGCGCCCCGAAGTGCGGCTTTGAGTTCGTCGGCCTTGAGGCCGGGCCGGTTGTCCACTTCGAGCCCGGCTGCTTGAAGCAGTTCGATCCCCGGGGCTTCCAACTTGTCAGCAATCAGTACGCGCGGCGGCATGGAGAGCTTGGTGTTTCGTGTTTGGTGTTTTGGGCAGAGTGTTTTATATCCCGCCGCCGCGGAGCGGCCCGGAAACACGCCACCGAATACTAATCTTCGTGATGCGCATACTTTTTCGGGTTGAAGTCTTTCCACTCGATCGGCGTCGGTTTGCCGTCAATCGTCACCGTCGTCGAGACGGTCAGCACGTCTTTGGCCTGCATCCAGCCGGCTTTCGCGACGAAGTGCGAACACTTCCCGGCGGGATCGTCCTTGCGCTCGTCCATCGGGGCCGGCTCGAACTCCAGTTTGTGCTCTTTGCCGTCGGCGGTCTTCGCGGTCGCGGTGAACTTCGCGATCGGCAACGCGACAGATTTCTTGAGGTCATCGGCGGCGAGGAAGAACACGTCGAGTTCGTTGCCGTCCTTGCTGGAGAGGTGGGCGGTGAGCGCGGCGTGGTAGTGCCCCGCGTCCTCGACCATCATGTGTTCCAACTCGTGCGAGTGCTCGTGCGGCTCCGACTTGAACGCGGTCGGGGCCGGCTTCGGGTCGTTGAAGCACCCGCAGAACGCGAGTGCAATAGCCGCGAGCGGAACACAGAAGCGGAGCATGAGGCGCCTCGATTGAACGGCAGTGGGTGGGCTTCGGGCATTGTACCGATCCCACACCACTCACCGCCGGGGGCGGAGCTATCGCGCACCGGGGGGCACCATAAGCGGACCGAAACCGATCACGAGTTGGAGGAAGACGCAGGCGAGCGCCACAGCGCCGAAGATGATGCCAATAATCGCCAGGGGCTTACCCTTCGGATCTTTGAGCCCGAACGCGCCGGTGATGATCGCGGCAATGCCAAGTGGAACCGTGATCGGCCACGTGAGCATGGAGCAGCACCCGCAACAGGTGACGGGGATGGCGAGACTGCTCAACAGGCCGAGCACGAACGCGAAAATGGAGGCCGCGCCCGGACCGGTGCTCGGGCGCCGGGGCTCGTAGCCGTCCTCATCATCCTCGTCTCGGCGCCGGCGCGTGGGGCGACGGTCGTAATCGTCCTCGTCTTGGCGCCGGGAACTCCGTGACGACCGGCTCCGCTCGCGGTCTTCGGGCACCTCTTCGTTGCGCCGCCGGGAACCCAAACCGGACCGGCCGGCGCTGTCCGGGCGCGCGGGCGGGGGTTCCGCAACGAACACGTGCAGGCAACTCCCGCACTCGATCTCCTGGCCCGCGAACTCGGCGCCGATCTCCAGCACCGATTTGCACTCCGGGCACGTGACCTGAATGTTGGGCATTGGAGTTGGTGAAGTGAGGAACTGGGAGAAAAAGTGAGTTCCGGGAACGAGTTCCGCGTCTCGTCCCCCGGTTCTTTACTTCGTGTTGATTTCCCGCGTGATGGGCGGTTCGTCCTTGAACAGCTCGCTGACGGACTCGTTGCCGTGAATCCGCTGGATCGCGTTGGCGATCAGCGACGCGACGGAAATCACCTTGATGTTCGGGAGCTGCTTCTCCGGCGGGAGCGGGATGCTATCGGTGATGGCAATCTGATCGATTTTCGCGGACCCCAAGCGCTCGATCGCGGGGCCGCACAGCACGCCGTGCGTGGCGCACACGTAGACCGCTTTCGCGCCGTGCTGCCGGGCCACGTTGACCGCGCCCACGATGGTCCCGGCCGTTGAAATCATGTCGTCGTAGATCACGACCGATTTGCCGTCGACCGGCGCACCGATCAGGTGCCCGTGCTTGATCTCGGTGGCGCTGGTCCGGCGCTTGTCGGCAACGGAGATCTTCCCGCCGACGTTCTTCTGGAAGTCGAGCGCCTTTTTGATGCTCCCCTCGTCCGGGCTGAGCACGATGAGTTCGCTCTGGTCGATGCCGAGGCTGCGGACGTGCTTGGCGATTTCTTTGACCGCGTAGAGGTGGTCCACCGGGATGTCGAAGAAGCCTTGAATCTGAGCGGCGTGCAGGTCGAGGGCGAGGACGCGGTCGGCCCCGGCTTTTGTGATGAGGTTGGCGACGAGCTTCGCCGAGATCGGTACGCGGCCCTTGTCCTTGCGGTCCTGCCGGGCGTAGCCGTAATAGGGCAGCACGGCGGTGATGCGCGCGGGACTCGCCCGTTTAAACGCATCGAGGATGATGAGCAGCTCCATCAGGTGGTCGTTCACCGGCGTGGACGTCGGCTGCACGATGAACACGTCCCGGCCGCGCACGTCCTCCTCGATGCGGACGCTCGTCTCCTTGTCCGGGAAGTCACCCAGCGTCATGTTGCCCAGCGGCACGCCGAGCACCTTGGCGACGCCCTCGGCCAGGGGCCGGTTCGCGCGCCCGCTGAAGATCTTGAGCTTGTGATTGTTGCCGTTGCCGAACACGGCCGTCTCCTGAATTGGTTCGGGGCACGGCCCGGAACCGCATTATGCGCCACGAGGAACACAACCGCCAGCGCCCAATCGGAATCGGGTGCGTCGGGTACCAAAATCGGGTGTGTCGGGAATATCGGCTATCGGGTATCGTGAAAACCCCAAGCCGGCCCGCTCGCCCCGAGCGCGTTGCCGCCCCAACGCCCTCAATTTCACGCCGATATGTCCGATCTCAACGACCACTTGGCGCTGGCACTCGTGCCCGGACTCGGGCCGAAGTTAACGGCCGCGCTTCTGGAGCGGTTCGGCTCCCCGGCCGCAGCGCTCCGCGCGACCGCGCCGGAACTGCTGCAAATACCGCACATCGGGGAGAAACTGGCCGGCGCGCTCGCGGCCGCGCTCCGGGCCATTGACACCGGCCCCGAACGCGCGCTCCTCGAAAAGCACGGCGTTTCACCGGTGCCGCTCGGCTTCGCGGGGTACCCCGCACCACTCGCGGCCGTGGTCGCCCCGCCCCCCTTGTTGTATTTCCGCGGGGCGTGGGTGGAAGCCGATACCAGGGCGATCGGCATTGTTGGCTCGCGCGCCTGCACCGCTTACGGGCGGAAACTGGCCGAACAACTCGCGCGCGACCTCGTCCGAGCGGGCTTCACGATCGTCTCCGGCCTCGCACGCG
The Gemmata palustris DNA segment above includes these coding regions:
- a CDS encoding HEAT repeat domain-containing protein — its product is MAWSTSAPRRDLGPLGRVVSLALLLLPCAVLGGLGYRTQLLPLYAGAGVQGLFVLMFVRSHPVWRPPISASLIILYLIALAWVWLPTRGAPDWAVHVGQSVLLLTAVALAAVHDLIRTGAEPLRRANKWCGRLVTRTHWPLQLADCRALPEVVALRATALDEVRPVLALLADPRPEVQCAALGALEYRPQWQPGEAELVLKTAEESAEPAVRAAAAYALAGVGSADLIGGLARLLRDPAAEVRLAASESLLWNADARWPFTREGVRDALADPRLATDGPVFASGRLPAAALADLITWAEEHAPLAPRAILTLMEQYHRDLTDGDRPELASQLAAMMLDTGAAPSLRVELAALLRDHNLLSVDLLDRLTNMDQPGPIRLFAAEQMLRINPHDPDGVDVLRGLARQPNREMALSVAAILQNVLGLELGLPPGELPATNSKIAADVTRRVLLWANGANPDQIRPTPGPMAGLKGAPRSALAGVRAPSIPPPKPPETHDAPHSRGGSSAVF
- a CDS encoding alpha/beta hydrolase-fold protein, whose protein sequence is MLDGWTRTTIGGKPVDVFDPPHALPQALLYLHGLDERTPVTDVAFTATLRAHRLRCVVPHGGQCWWADRVCPEFDAGLAPEGYLLDVLAPWVGAAWHLGPRALAVGGVEMGGQGAVRLAFKHPERFPIAASVSGAFDCQDWYGRGTPLDEMYDSRERCRQDTAVLHIHAHRWPPHLWFCCSPTDAANYRGNDRLHEKLTAIGVPHAVDLDTRAKPGARYEEQMGAPMLAFIADALAREAKRLV
- a CDS encoding DNA methyltransferase; amino-acid sequence: MNERHDKRLPRDPNRRRALTNVGGAIDTEGDRADADRLAHALAVPPATDDDNDPARSHVHGFHTYPARMHPGTAARLVGAFVPPGGRVLDPFCGSGTVLVEALIAGRNAIGTDLNPLAVRLAARKTLPRTANELAHLTTRAAECAEHADTRRKAKTGASRRFSTEDMTMFEPHVLLEVDSLRAKIEMFRDDPARADLELVLSSVLIKLSRKTGDTSAGIGTRRTAAGFAARLFVQKAQDLVARLAALGRLLPQAPPTVTVISDDATVLKHLPPAPINAIITSPPYAATYDYLAHHALRLRWLGLDAAPLAHGEIGSRTAYSRLKPKDARGAWSKELERFFRAAARVLPPGAPLVLMMADSAVGDVAIRADEVVAEVGRVCGLNPSARASQARPHFHGPTAQAFQARPRFEHALLLRK
- a CDS encoding VgrG-related protein, which codes for MRQFLSTACLLLAGAPGALAADEALGKLSEKYESGGRGPGTVSTGKGDPGGVSYGTYQLASKIGRADEFVKKHYPEEFKGLKGGSDEFTKKWKELAAKDPKALHTNEHAFIKETHYDPQVRRLERDLKLDVTKRSAAFRDVVWSVAVQHGPNTDVIVTAVKPLLKDAKVEDVTDEAIIRAVYAERGRKDKDGKLVRFKNVGEALIPGLTKRFEREQTDALEMLKK
- the serA gene encoding phosphoglycerate dehydrogenase; this translates as MPPRVLIADKLEAPGIELLQAAGLEVDNRPGLKADELKAALRGADAVICRSQPKLSAEYFEDTGSLRAIARAGVGVDNIDVAAATRKGVVVMNTPGGNTVSAAEHTIALLLALARRVPVADATMKAGGWDRNKFVGTEVAGKTLGVVGLGRIGREVARRAKGMDMKVIALDPFVTAAKAAELGYETAANLDDLLPKVDFLTLHVPLGNDTKSLIGARELGLMKKTARVLNVARGGIVDEKALADALAAGTIAGAGIDVFTVEPIVADNPLLKAPNIVLTPHLGASTLEAQENVAIEAAQLIADFLLKGQVANAVNMAAVNPAELAEVRPFVDLARRLGLLQAQIAQGTIRRASLTYRGELAGQKTRLLTAAFTAGMLEYRLSEGVNLVNAEVLARERGIEIAESSNPKKGDFAALLHTEVETEKGTTVAAGTLFGDQYLRLVQLGPYRMEGYLDGVLLVFLHRDVPGLIGFVGTIFGTHGVNIAQMTVGRQAPGGEAIGILNLDNPPSEAALAAVKNHPQISSVTIVKLPAAGELPAWLG
- a CDS encoding DUF4190 domain-containing protein, giving the protein MPNIQVTCPECKSVLEIGAEFAGQEIECGSCLHVFVAEPPPARPDSAGRSGLGSRRRNEEVPEDRERSRSSRSSRRQDEDDYDRRPTRRRRDEDDEDGYEPRRPSTGPGAASIFAFVLGLLSSLAIPVTCCGCCSMLTWPITVPLGIAAIITGAFGLKDPKGKPLAIIGIIFGAVALACVFLQLVIGFGPLMVPPGAR
- a CDS encoding ribose-phosphate diphosphokinase translates to MFGNGNNHKLKIFSGRANRPLAEGVAKVLGVPLGNMTLGDFPDKETSVRIEEDVRGRDVFIVQPTSTPVNDHLMELLIILDAFKRASPARITAVLPYYGYARQDRKDKGRVPISAKLVANLITKAGADRVLALDLHAAQIQGFFDIPVDHLYAVKEIAKHVRSLGIDQSELIVLSPDEGSIKKALDFQKNVGGKISVADKRRTSATEIKHGHLIGAPVDGKSVVIYDDMISTAGTIVGAVNVARQHGAKAVYVCATHGVLCGPAIERLGSAKIDQIAITDSIPLPPEKQLPNIKVISVASLIANAIQRIHGNESVSELFKDEPPITREINTK